A genomic segment from Vagococcus zengguangii encodes:
- a CDS encoding ABC transporter ATP-binding protein — protein MAEHQSEWTKSMSTKEQYQVVKRMIRYTKPYWHLFIPSIILSLVLAAVNMVLPRIIQQFIDNYLKVGNTGLNIFFFFAMLYFATVLVKAVIWFFQYSLYLKGAVRTSQSIRLALYKKVQSLGMRYFDQTPAGSIVSRVTNDTETLVDFWFVFQSVITGVFGIISGIIAMWLLSPDLTLKIVWFIPLLLVIIWYYQKFSSRVYRQMREKLSQLNTKLNESISGMSIIQQFRQEKRLEAEFEAINDDYLQTKTAMIKTNSLLLAPVINLLVALSTALVLYYFGNLSLNQLIDIGIIYAFITYVQTFFQPMINMMDFLSVFQDGIVASSRILKIMDHEELAPQQNQEADAKITQGKVEFRNVSFAYDGEHQVLKNISFVANPGETVALVGHTGSGKSSIINVLMRFYEFYDGEILIDDRDIRDYPMSELRDKLGLVLQEAFMFYGDIKSNIRLLDKSITDEQIVEAAKFVQADKFIESLPDGYDSKVIERGASYSSGQRQLLSFARTIVTDPKILVLDEATANIDTETEGLIQEGLQRMRKGRTTIAIAHRLSTIKDANLILVLDKGRIVERGNHDELIEHGGLYYDMYQLQQKGE, from the coding sequence ATGGCTGAGCATCAATCAGAATGGACAAAATCGATGTCGACTAAAGAACAGTATCAGGTTGTGAAACGGATGATCCGTTATACTAAGCCATATTGGCACTTATTTATTCCTTCAATTATTTTGTCGCTAGTGTTAGCGGCGGTCAATATGGTGTTACCAAGAATTATTCAACAATTTATCGATAATTATCTAAAAGTTGGCAATACGGGCTTAAACATTTTCTTCTTTTTTGCAATGTTATATTTTGCAACGGTCCTTGTTAAAGCAGTTATTTGGTTTTTCCAATACAGCTTATATTTAAAAGGAGCTGTTAGAACGTCGCAAAGTATCCGTTTAGCCTTATATAAGAAGGTACAATCATTAGGTATGCGCTACTTTGACCAAACACCAGCTGGTTCGATTGTCTCACGTGTGACCAATGATACGGAGACCTTAGTGGACTTCTGGTTTGTTTTTCAAAGTGTAATTACCGGTGTCTTTGGGATTATTTCAGGGATTATCGCGATGTGGTTACTAAGCCCAGACTTGACCTTGAAGATTGTCTGGTTCATCCCGTTACTACTGGTTATTATTTGGTATTATCAAAAATTCAGTTCACGTGTTTATCGTCAAATGCGTGAAAAATTAAGCCAGTTGAATACGAAATTAAATGAATCGATTTCAGGTATGTCAATTATTCAACAATTTAGACAAGAAAAACGTCTAGAAGCTGAATTTGAAGCAATTAATGACGATTACTTACAAACAAAAACAGCGATGATTAAAACCAATTCATTATTATTAGCGCCAGTTATCAACTTATTAGTCGCGTTATCGACTGCTTTAGTGTTGTATTATTTTGGTAACTTGTCATTGAATCAGTTAATTGATATCGGGATAATTTATGCCTTTATTACGTATGTTCAGACATTCTTTCAACCAATGATTAATATGATGGACTTCTTGAGTGTTTTCCAAGATGGGATTGTCGCAAGTAGTCGGATTTTAAAAATTATGGATCATGAGGAATTAGCGCCGCAACAAAATCAAGAAGCAGATGCTAAAATTACCCAAGGGAAAGTCGAGTTTCGTAACGTTAGCTTTGCTTATGACGGGGAACATCAAGTTTTAAAAAATATTAGTTTTGTGGCTAATCCTGGTGAAACCGTGGCTTTAGTTGGACATACGGGTAGTGGGAAAAGCTCTATTATTAATGTTTTAATGCGTTTTTATGAGTTTTATGACGGCGAAATTTTGATTGATGATCGAGATATTCGTGATTATCCGATGTCTGAATTACGAGATAAATTAGGGTTAGTTTTACAAGAAGCCTTTATGTTCTATGGTGACATTAAGAGTAATATCCGTTTGCTAGATAAAAGTATTACGGATGAACAAATTGTTGAGGCAGCTAAGTTTGTTCAAGCAGATAAATTTATTGAGTCGCTACCAGATGGTTATGATTCAAAAGTCATTGAGCGTGGGGCTAGCTACTCTAGTGGGCAACGACAATTATTATCGTTTGCAAGAACTATAGTAACGGATCCTAAAATCTTAGTATTAGATGAAGCTACGGCTAATATTGATACGGAGACAGAAGGGTTGATTCAAGAAGGCCTACAACGTATGCGTAAAGGTCGAACAACGATTGCGATTGCCCACCGGTTATCAACGATTAAAGATGCAAATTTAATTTTAGTGTTAGATAAAGGACGTATTGTAGAGCGAGGGAATCATGACGAGTTAATCGAACATGGTGGCTTGTATTATGATATGTATCAATTGCAACAAAAAGGTGAATAA
- a CDS encoding MATE family efflux transporter, which yields MLRYLSPTRSDRELLLLSWPILVELFLRVIIGNINVLMISGYSEPAVAAVSSSNQLINLTVFIYGFVTVGTQIIIAQLIGAKEHHKINKVIQTGLFGAFIMGLLISLTFIFFSKQLLVFMNLPVNIVEIGKDYLQFFGGSLIVSALTAVVIAVLRSHGQTKPALIIPLVSTILAVIGNYFALFSPFGFPHLGVKGLGMSSAIANTIGLIISLYLLNQCVGYNVLKNNPLKFSKSYLGKIFKLGLPSSGESLSYQASQIVVTIIVATLGQSYLIAKSYVQTITQFVYITASAIAQGNQIMVGRFVGAKDYDNAFDRAKRSAVLGTIITIVFSFIVYLFAEQFMGIFTDNQEIIQISKIILLIDIALETGRAINMILVSALNAAGDVKFPLICSLIALWVISLPFSYLLAIVFKWGLVGVWLAYTIDEGLRSIAMSKRWQSGHWRNKNVV from the coding sequence ATGTTACGTTATTTATCACCAACTCGTAGTGACCGAGAGTTACTACTATTAAGTTGGCCTATTTTAGTTGAATTGTTTTTACGTGTGATTATTGGAAATATCAACGTCCTAATGATTTCTGGTTATTCTGAGCCAGCAGTGGCTGCGGTTAGCTCGTCTAACCAATTAATCAACTTAACCGTTTTTATTTACGGTTTTGTAACAGTCGGCACACAAATTATTATCGCCCAATTAATCGGGGCTAAAGAGCATCACAAAATTAATAAAGTCATTCAAACTGGCCTTTTTGGTGCTTTTATCATGGGGTTATTGATTAGTTTGACATTTATTTTCTTTTCAAAGCAATTATTAGTCTTTATGAACTTACCAGTTAATATAGTAGAAATTGGGAAAGACTATTTACAATTTTTCGGTGGGAGTTTGATTGTTTCTGCTCTAACCGCAGTTGTCATCGCTGTTTTAAGAAGTCATGGACAAACAAAACCTGCGTTGATTATCCCATTGGTTTCAACAATTTTAGCGGTTATAGGAAATTATTTTGCTTTATTCAGCCCGTTTGGTTTCCCGCATCTCGGCGTAAAAGGCTTAGGTATGTCGAGTGCTATAGCTAATACCATAGGGTTAATTATTTCGCTATATTTATTAAATCAATGTGTTGGTTATAACGTATTAAAGAATAACCCATTGAAGTTTTCAAAAAGCTATTTAGGAAAAATTTTCAAATTAGGCTTACCTTCTTCTGGAGAATCATTATCTTATCAAGCGTCACAAATTGTCGTCACCATCATCGTGGCAACACTTGGTCAATCATATTTAATCGCAAAGTCTTACGTACAAACCATTACCCAATTTGTCTATATTACCGCAAGCGCTATTGCACAAGGTAACCAAATTATGGTGGGACGTTTTGTAGGTGCAAAAGACTATGATAACGCCTTTGATCGTGCAAAACGCAGTGCGGTACTTGGAACGATAATCACCATTGTTTTTTCATTCATCGTTTATCTTTTTGCTGAACAATTTATGGGGATTTTTACCGACAACCAAGAAATTATTCAGATTTCTAAGATCATATTATTGATTGATATCGCCCTAGAAACTGGTCGTGCAATTAATATGATTTTAGTCAGTGCACTCAATGCAGCAGGTGATGTTAAATTCCCTCTGATTTGTAGTTTGATTGCATTATGGGTCATCAGTCTCCCATTTTCTTATTTACTCGCTATTGTTTTTAAATGGGGCTTAGTTGGGGTTTGGTTAGCTTACACTATTGATGAGGGGCTACGCTCTATTGCAATGTCAAAACGTTGGCAATCTGGTCACTGGCGAAATAAAAATGTTGTCTAA
- the trxB gene encoding thioredoxin-disulfide reductase has translation MYDVVIIGAGPGGMTAALYASRADLKVLVLERGIYGGQMQNTAEVENYPGMGMISGPELSEKMYQDSNNFGAEHAYGYVTGIEVNETYKTVVTEDNRYETKTVIIATGAEHRKLGAPGEDEFAGRGVSYCAVCDGAFFRNQHLAVIGGGDSAVEEGAYLTQMASKVTVVHRRDALRAQKILQDRAFKNEKMAFEWNKTVETIEGDDNKVKALQLVDTQTGEKSTLEVDGVFIYVGLVPITENFSNLGITDEEGWIVTNEKMETSVPGIYAIGDVRKTILRQITTAVGDGSIAGQEVYKYIESLND, from the coding sequence ATGTATGATGTAGTCATTATTGGAGCAGGTCCTGGTGGGATGACCGCTGCTTTATACGCCTCTCGTGCGGATTTAAAAGTGTTAGTTTTAGAACGAGGTATCTACGGTGGTCAAATGCAGAATACTGCTGAGGTAGAAAATTATCCAGGTATGGGCATGATTAGCGGCCCAGAACTATCTGAAAAAATGTATCAAGATTCAAATAACTTCGGTGCCGAGCATGCTTATGGGTATGTAACAGGTATTGAAGTAAATGAAACATATAAAACAGTTGTCACAGAAGACAATCGCTATGAAACAAAAACTGTGATCATTGCAACAGGAGCAGAACATCGTAAATTAGGTGCCCCTGGTGAAGATGAGTTTGCTGGTCGAGGGGTTTCATATTGTGCGGTTTGTGATGGAGCATTTTTCCGTAATCAACATTTAGCTGTTATCGGTGGTGGGGACTCCGCGGTTGAAGAGGGAGCTTATTTAACACAAATGGCTTCTAAAGTGACAGTTGTTCACCGTCGTGATGCGTTACGTGCGCAAAAGATTTTACAAGACCGAGCGTTCAAGAACGAAAAAATGGCTTTCGAATGGAACAAAACGGTTGAAACCATCGAGGGTGATGACAACAAGGTAAAAGCACTACAATTGGTCGACACTCAAACTGGTGAAAAATCGACGTTAGAAGTTGACGGTGTTTTCATTTATGTCGGTTTAGTGCCAATCACAGAAAACTTCAGTAATTTAGGTATTACTGATGAAGAAGGTTGGATTGTGACGAACGAAAAAATGGAAACCTCTGTCCCAGGTATTTATGCGATTGGTGATGTGAGAAAAACAATTTTACGTCAGATCACCACAGCTGTAGGCGATGGTAGTATCGCTGGACAAGAAGTTTATAAATATATTGAATCATTAAATGACTAA
- a CDS encoding nucleotidyltransferase: protein MKSCGIIAEYNPFHNGHRYQIVEAKKITGADCLVVVMSGNFLQRGEPAIIDKWKRTELALAAGADLVIELPFAHAVQAADYFAAGGVELLQALGVDYLSFGTDYEGELDYHQFAEFQLENQVQIDEAFRRIQNNGMNYPQQMTEVYRQLFPEMRLDFSSPNHILGMSYAKENIKYPRPMQLAPIKRHQAQHNEQSVNHEVFASGTAIRQAMLAGRFAEVQPVVPLKTYQALTECPLISWEKLWPYLKYQLTILSTSDLAEIYQMTQGIEYRLKEVAKQAESFHQFVELVKTKRFTWTRIQRLSTYLLLNIKDQDILRARAQNYLRVLGFSQTGQQFLKHIKKQTTLPIITNINKKNEELLILDIKAGKIYQMATAEKNEQDYYKRPITIKC, encoded by the coding sequence ATGAAAAGTTGTGGCATAATAGCAGAATATAATCCGTTTCATAACGGACATCGTTATCAAATAGTGGAAGCAAAAAAAATAACGGGCGCTGATTGTTTAGTCGTTGTGATGAGTGGTAACTTTTTACAACGTGGTGAACCGGCGATTATTGATAAATGGAAACGGACTGAACTAGCCTTAGCTGCAGGGGCTGACTTAGTCATCGAATTGCCGTTTGCTCATGCGGTGCAGGCAGCTGATTATTTTGCGGCAGGTGGGGTTGAATTATTACAAGCTCTAGGGGTTGATTATTTATCATTTGGCACAGATTATGAAGGGGAGTTAGATTATCATCAATTTGCGGAGTTTCAACTTGAAAATCAAGTTCAAATTGATGAAGCGTTTAGACGAATTCAAAATAATGGCATGAATTATCCCCAGCAGATGACAGAAGTTTATCGCCAGTTATTTCCTGAGATGCGGTTAGATTTCTCGTCACCGAACCATATACTAGGAATGAGCTACGCAAAAGAAAACATTAAGTATCCACGTCCGATGCAATTAGCTCCGATTAAACGTCATCAGGCCCAGCATAACGAACAATCGGTCAACCACGAAGTCTTCGCTAGTGGCACAGCCATTCGTCAAGCAATGCTTGCTGGACGATTTGCCGAGGTCCAACCAGTTGTTCCACTTAAAACTTACCAGGCCTTAACTGAGTGCCCCCTTATTTCGTGGGAAAAACTTTGGCCGTATTTAAAGTATCAATTGACGATTTTATCGACTAGTGATTTAGCTGAGATTTACCAAATGACACAGGGAATAGAATATCGTTTAAAAGAAGTTGCGAAACAGGCTGAGAGTTTTCATCAGTTTGTAGAATTAGTGAAAACTAAACGTTTCACTTGGACAAGAATTCAACGTTTGTCTACTTATCTATTATTAAATATAAAAGATCAAGATATTTTAAGAGCACGTGCGCAAAATTATTTACGTGTCTTAGGATTTAGCCAGACAGGTCAGCAATTTCTTAAACACATAAAAAAACAAACCACTTTACCAATTATTACGAATATCAATAAAAAAAATGAAGAGTTGTTAATACTAGATATTAAGGCGGGAAAAATTTATCAAATGGCGACGGCTGAAAAAAATGAACAGGACTACTATAAACGTCCGATAACTATAAAATGCTGA
- a CDS encoding ABC transporter ATP-binding protein, whose amino-acid sequence MTEKVVEINHLKKIYGKPNEKQYQALADISFNVHEGEFVGIMGPSGSGKTTLLNMISALDTPTSGSLKIAGENIVDLNENQLADFRAEKIGFIFQDFNLLENLTMRQNIGLPLSLQGVSAKKINQQVERIANRLGIDHILDNYPTEVSGGQKQRVAAARALIHQPELLLGDEPTGALDSKNAKNLLEALRDLNEQDKTTILMVTHDPMSASYCKRILFIRDGEIFKEIEKKGSQQVFYEEILSILSHVDFSSESQV is encoded by the coding sequence ATGACAGAAAAAGTTGTCGAGATTAATCATTTAAAAAAAATATACGGAAAGCCTAATGAAAAACAATATCAAGCATTAGCTGATATCTCTTTCAATGTGCATGAAGGAGAATTCGTTGGGATTATGGGACCTTCTGGTTCAGGGAAAACAACATTATTAAATATGATTTCAGCCCTTGATACACCTACAAGCGGTAGCTTAAAGATTGCCGGCGAAAATATCGTGGACTTAAACGAAAATCAATTAGCTGATTTTCGTGCTGAAAAAATTGGTTTTATTTTCCAAGACTTCAATTTATTAGAAAATTTAACGATGCGTCAAAATATTGGGCTGCCGTTATCGCTACAAGGTGTCTCAGCGAAGAAAATTAATCAACAAGTAGAGAGAATTGCCAATCGTTTAGGCATTGACCATATTTTGGACAATTATCCTACAGAAGTCTCAGGTGGACAAAAACAACGTGTAGCAGCTGCTAGAGCGTTAATCCATCAGCCTGAATTGCTACTAGGTGATGAACCAACAGGGGCACTAGATTCAAAAAACGCAAAGAACTTATTAGAAGCGTTACGTGACTTAAACGAGCAAGATAAAACAACGATCTTAATGGTAACGCATGATCCAATGAGCGCAAGTTACTGTAAACGAATTTTGTTTATTCGAGATGGTGAAATCTTTAAAGAAATCGAGAAAAAAGGCAGTCAACAAGTCTTCTATGAAGAAATTCTTTCTATCTTATCACATGTTGACTTTTCATCAGAAAGTCAGGTGTAA
- a CDS encoding FtsX-like permease family protein, which yields MTWKLALINVKKRWQDYAVLMMGLVVSVAIFYMFQTLSVNTTFLEEVIPTVAIVGFIFQIGAVMLGLLTIVYIFYANSFLLSMRKKEYGMYMMFGAKKTKIKQMMTIETLSIGGLALLIGTFVGAGFANIMSRVLMKMLELETNAYSAFSTKAILITVAFYVILFIFTAIVNNLKFSKTKLLQLLNEEGTSEKYRPNKFKIVGLTLVSIILLAIGYWVMAHLDKVGQMGIVIAMLTITFGTFAFYQALFPLVVNLIKNSKFSKKNLRIFTLSQLSFKAGSISRVLGMITMMLALSLGAITVGFGFNHEKESSVAFYQYDVVSNNPTPEIIKQIDNLPGVKDKVIYQVKEVGDKTYYLYDELMAHPLIVDKSRMDNTVVVGGFSETEFVEYNEFNEGDVYSYNNDSLGEVLNTLGNLDNAYQPYKADPEYHIVSQADFDQVEAPIIEKYVVRLDNFKDGLTQLKAINQLETKRSDMEQFNASSKYSLYSVMSGMMNGFMFMGAFLGIAFLAMLASCLMFKILTGAHADKVRYDMLSKMGVRKSLLLKSIAQEIGVLFIVPALLGTAHVLFGLKMFESFLANPYAQLWLPFSLFAVVYLIYYVFTVVLYKNIVLKKVDR from the coding sequence ATGACTTGGAAATTAGCACTTATTAATGTAAAAAAACGCTGGCAAGATTACGCCGTGTTGATGATGGGGTTAGTCGTATCAGTGGCTATTTTTTATATGTTCCAAACATTATCTGTGAATACGACTTTCTTGGAAGAAGTCATTCCAACTGTTGCGATTGTAGGCTTTATTTTCCAGATTGGTGCAGTAATGCTAGGGCTACTGACCATCGTATACATATTCTATGCCAACTCGTTCTTACTATCGATGCGTAAAAAAGAATATGGTATGTATATGATGTTTGGCGCTAAAAAAACTAAAATTAAACAAATGATGACTATCGAAACGTTATCAATTGGTGGGTTAGCGCTGTTAATTGGAACATTTGTTGGGGCAGGGTTTGCTAATATTATGAGTCGTGTCTTGATGAAAATGTTAGAACTTGAAACCAATGCTTATAGCGCATTTTCTACCAAAGCAATTTTGATTACTGTAGCTTTCTATGTTATATTATTTATTTTTACAGCTATTGTTAATAATTTGAAATTTTCAAAAACAAAACTATTGCAATTGCTTAATGAAGAAGGGACAAGTGAGAAGTATCGACCAAACAAATTTAAGATTGTTGGTTTAACTCTAGTATCTATCATTTTATTAGCGATTGGTTATTGGGTAATGGCCCATTTAGATAAAGTAGGACAAATGGGTATCGTGATAGCAATGTTGACGATTACGTTTGGGACATTTGCTTTTTATCAAGCCTTATTCCCATTAGTTGTAAATTTAATCAAAAACTCTAAGTTCTCTAAAAAGAATTTACGTATTTTCACTTTATCACAGTTAAGTTTTAAAGCAGGTAGTATTAGTCGTGTGTTAGGCATGATAACTATGATGTTAGCTTTATCATTAGGTGCGATTACGGTCGGATTTGGTTTTAATCATGAAAAAGAATCATCAGTGGCGTTTTATCAATATGATGTTGTGAGCAATAATCCTACACCTGAAATCATCAAACAAATTGATAATTTACCAGGAGTTAAAGACAAAGTTATCTATCAAGTTAAAGAAGTTGGGGACAAGACTTATTATTTATATGATGAATTAATGGCCCATCCGCTAATTGTCGATAAATCACGTATGGATAACACTGTAGTTGTAGGGGGCTTTTCTGAAACAGAGTTTGTAGAGTATAACGAGTTCAATGAGGGAGATGTCTATAGCTATAATAATGATAGTTTAGGTGAGGTATTAAATACGTTGGGTAATTTAGATAATGCTTACCAACCTTATAAAGCTGATCCTGAATATCATATCGTTTCACAGGCTGATTTTGATCAAGTAGAGGCGCCAATTATTGAGAAATATGTTGTCCGCCTTGATAACTTTAAGGATGGCTTGACACAGCTAAAAGCAATTAATCAATTAGAAACTAAGCGAAGTGATATGGAGCAATTTAATGCTTCTAGTAAATATAGTTTATATAGTGTCATGAGCGGTATGATGAATGGCTTCATGTTTATGGGAGCCTTCTTGGGAATTGCTTTCTTAGCAATGCTTGCAAGTTGTTTAATGTTCAAAATTTTAACAGGCGCTCATGCCGACAAAGTCCGTTATGATATGTTAAGTAAAATGGGAGTTCGTAAAAGCTTGTTATTAAAATCAATTGCTCAAGAAATTGGCGTATTGTTTATTGTGCCAGCGTTGTTAGGGACAGCTCATGTATTGTTCGGATTAAAAATGTTTGAATCATTTCTAGCTAATCCATACGCACAGCTATGGTTGCCGTTCAGCTTATTTGCTGTTGTTTATTTAATCTATTATGTATTTACAGTGGTGCTTTATAAAAACATCGTTTTAAAAAAAGTTGATAGATAA
- the rpsP gene encoding 30S ribosomal protein S16 — MAVKIRLKRMGSKRNPFYRIVVADSRSPRDGRFIEVVGTYAPTKNPAEVTIKEDLVLDWLSKGAQPSDTVRNILSKEGVMKKHHEAKFEKK; from the coding sequence ATGGCAGTTAAAATTCGTTTAAAACGTATGGGTTCAAAAAGAAATCCATTTTATCGTATTGTAGTAGCAGATTCTCGTTCTCCACGTGATGGACGTTTCATCGAGGTAGTAGGAACTTACGCTCCAACTAAAAACCCTGCAGAAGTAACAATCAAAGAAGATTTAGTTTTAGATTGGTTATCAAAAGGTGCACAACCTTCAGATACAGTTCGTAACATCCTTTCTAAAGAAGGCGTTATGAAAAAACATCACGAAGCTAAATTTGAGAAAAAATAA
- a CDS encoding KH domain-containing protein, with product MTDVKELIVTIIRPLVSHPEDISLTIEESDEFMEYNLKVHSDDIGRIIGKQGRVAKAIRTIVYSVRTNGPKKIRLNILD from the coding sequence ATGACAGATGTGAAAGAATTGATCGTAACTATCATTCGTCCGTTAGTCAGTCATCCTGAAGATATCTCATTAACGATTGAAGAGTCAGATGAGTTTATGGAATATAATTTGAAGGTACATTCAGATGATATCGGTCGAATTATCGGTAAGCAAGGACGCGTTGCCAAAGCAATTCGTACGATTGTTTATTCAGTAAGAACCAATGGCCCTAAAAAGATTCGTTTAAATATTTTAGATTAA
- a CDS encoding VanZ family protein, producing the protein MGVYLEPIKMAMIAFPIMAFMISLPIFLYQYYKHVTFLRWYGLVIYSFMLYLIVAYFLVILPLPDREEVAKFTTARYSLQPFQFVRAFIEETSLIINQPATYLSALKESVVIQPVFNIFLTIPFGIYMRYLFKKDLKTTFLLSFGFSLFFELTQLSGLYGYYPRSYRLFDVDDLFLNTLGGLIGYGMTPLVEKLFPREEALKRRQEKSAKQVSYIKRGVTYLTDWLVFTWLLGIVEGFLGNGYLISVLSFFIYYFVVPVTIFDGQTLAQKVTGLKMITETGEKISKKALFIRQLLFGINCFIINVLLSNALIATGTVPDEQLDVVLYMVFILTFYTLVFVLHVLYNIITKDKQLFYEDISKTILISTK; encoded by the coding sequence ATGGGTGTCTATTTAGAACCAATAAAAATGGCAATGATTGCATTTCCAATTATGGCTTTTATGATCAGTTTGCCAATTTTTTTATACCAATATTATAAGCACGTAACATTTCTACGATGGTATGGACTCGTTATTTATAGTTTTATGTTATACCTGATTGTTGCTTATTTTCTAGTTATTTTGCCTTTACCTGATCGAGAGGAGGTTGCTAAGTTTACAACAGCACGATACAGCTTGCAACCATTTCAATTTGTACGGGCATTTATTGAAGAAACAAGTTTAATAATTAATCAACCTGCAACGTATTTGTCAGCGTTAAAAGAGTCAGTGGTTATTCAGCCTGTGTTTAACATCTTTTTGACGATTCCGTTCGGTATATATATGCGTTATTTGTTTAAAAAAGATTTGAAAACAACTTTTTTATTATCATTTGGCTTTTCGTTGTTTTTTGAATTGACACAGTTAAGTGGGTTATATGGTTATTATCCTCGTAGTTATCGTTTATTCGATGTGGATGATTTGTTTTTGAATACTTTGGGTGGTTTAATTGGTTATGGCATGACGCCTTTAGTTGAAAAGCTGTTTCCACGAGAAGAAGCTCTTAAACGTCGTCAGGAGAAAAGTGCTAAACAAGTGTCATATATTAAACGTGGTGTTACGTATCTTACTGACTGGTTAGTCTTTACTTGGCTGTTGGGAATAGTTGAAGGGTTTCTGGGCAACGGTTATCTAATAAGCGTTCTATCGTTTTTTATTTATTATTTTGTAGTGCCGGTAACTATTTTTGACGGGCAAACGTTAGCTCAGAAAGTAACAGGACTTAAGATGATAACCGAGACCGGTGAGAAAATTTCTAAAAAAGCCTTATTCATCCGACAATTATTATTTGGTATCAATTGTTTCATAATTAATGTTTTGCTTAGTAATGCGTTAATTGCTACGGGTACCGTTCCAGATGAACAGCTTGATGTTGTCTTGTATATGGTGTTTATCTTAACGTTCTATACGTTGGTATTTGTGTTGCATGTTTTATACAATATTATTACCAAAGATAAACAGCTGTTTTATGAAGATATTTCTAAAACGATTTTGATTAGTACGAAATAA